The DNA sequence ATGTCCGCGTTTCTTAGTAGCGTGCGGCGATTTCCGGCCTGCCGCCTCCCGGACGAGGTCGGTAGGAACCGGCAGCTTTTTGCCGCTCCCCTGCATTTCCTCGAGCAGCACATTCTCCGGTCAACAGGCGCCCCGCTGGCGCGGGCCGAAGTTCTTTCGCCTGATGGAGAAAGGGGGCGCTGCCCCCTCTCCCCTGCAAGGAGAAAATCGGTCTCCCCGTCCTTCCTTCGCACGGGTCTTGCCCGCGCTTCGTGCAGGATCGACGCGGATTCGCATAGCGGGTCCAGCGCGCCCCTTCGGCTTTGCCTCGGGCGGGTGATTCCCCTCCGATTTGTCTCCTTGCCCCCTCTCCCCCGCTGTTCCGCACGAGCTCGGGAGCAGGAGCGGGGCTCCTGCCCCTTCGGGCAGGAAGCCGCTTCGCGGGAAAAGGAAATCAGGAGAAATCATCATGACCGACACCATCACCATCCCATTGAACAAGCTGGACGCGGACCCGAAGAACGTTCGCAAGACCTACAACGCCGAAGGCGTCGAGGCGTTGGCCGCAAGCATCCGAGCCGATGGCTACCGGCTGTTGCAAAACATTGTCGTTCGGAAGGGCGACAAGAAGGGCCGCTACTTCGTGACGGCAGGCGGTCGCCGCCGTGCTGCGCTGCTTCTGCTGGCCGAGGCTGGCGAGATCGCGAAGGATTTTCCCGTCGAATGCAAGGAGCGCTCCGGCGAGGACGCCACGGGAATCAGCCTTTCCGAAAATGTCATGCGGGAGGACATGCACCCGGTCGATCAGTACGAGGCCTTCAGCGTCCTTGCCAATGAGGGCAAGGAAATCGCTGATATCGCCGCTCGTTTCGGGACAACCGAAACCATCGTGCGCAAGCGGCTGGCGCTTGCCCGCGTGTCGCCGGTGCTGTTGCAGATGTTCCGCGACGAGGACATGAGTTTTGCGCAGTTGTCGGCCTTCACCGTCAGCGACGATCACCAGCGGCAGGTTGAGGTATGGAGTGCCCTGCCCTCTTGGAACCGTGATGCTTTTTCCATCCGGCGCGCGCTCACCGAGGAATTGGTTGCCGCGACGGACAAGCGTGTCCAGTTCATCGGCGGATTGGCCGCCTATGAAGCGGCGGGCGGCGCGGTAACTCGCGACCTTTTCGATGAACGCAACGCCGGTTATGCCACTGATACGGTGCTGCTGGAAAAGCTGGTGGCCGAAAAGCTTGAGGCGGCGGCCGGGACGGTACGTGCCGAAGGCTGGAAATGGGTGGAGTGCCGCACTTCCATGCCGGAAGGACTTCACAGCATGGAGCGCCACTATCCGGAAGACGTGAGCCTTTCCCAGGAAGATCAGGCAGTGCTCGATGCCGCGCAGGCAGAATATGACGAGCTTGCCGAACTGATCGAGAGCGGTGCTGCCGACGACGAGGCCGAGGCTAAGCTTGAGGAAGTTGAAAAGCGGATTGACGCCCTGACCGCCCGCACGGAAGCCTATAGCCCCGAGGCACTGGCGAACGGCGGCGCTTTCGTCATGCTCGATTATTGCGGCAGGCTTTCCATCGAGCGCGGTTTTGTGAAGCCGGACGATGCCGAGGTAACATACGAGGACGAGGGCGACGAGGGCTTGCCGAGTATCGCAGGCGAAGCAAAGCCCGCAATTCCGACCGTCACGCATTCGGCGGCTCTGATAGAGGATCTGACGGCCCACAAAACCGCAGCGCTGCGCATTGAACTGGCGAACAATCCTGACGTTGCCCTTGTCGCCGTTGTGCATGCCATGCTGTTGCAAGTGGCCTATCCATACAATTCGGAGCAAAGCGCGCTTCAACTGTCGATCACCCATGAGCGGTTGAAGCCTTCGATGAAGGACGCCGAGAGCTGCAAGGGCCTTGCGGCGTTCAGTGACCTGTCCGAAAACTACGGCCATCACCTGCCGGGCAATCCCGCCGATCTGTTCGATTGGCTGCTAGAGCAGCC is a window from the Mesorhizobium sp. WSM2240 genome containing:
- a CDS encoding ParB/RepB/Spo0J family partition protein codes for the protein MTDTITIPLNKLDADPKNVRKTYNAEGVEALAASIRADGYRLLQNIVVRKGDKKGRYFVTAGGRRRAALLLLAEAGEIAKDFPVECKERSGEDATGISLSENVMREDMHPVDQYEAFSVLANEGKEIADIAARFGTTETIVRKRLALARVSPVLLQMFRDEDMSFAQLSAFTVSDDHQRQVEVWSALPSWNRDAFSIRRALTEELVAATDKRVQFIGGLAAYEAAGGAVTRDLFDERNAGYATDTVLLEKLVAEKLEAAAGTVRAEGWKWVECRTSMPEGLHSMERHYPEDVSLSQEDQAVLDAAQAEYDELAELIESGAADDEAEAKLEEVEKRIDALTARTEAYSPEALANGGAFVMLDYCGRLSIERGFVKPDDAEVTYEDEGDEGLPSIAGEAKPAIPTVTHSAALIEDLTAHKTAALRIELANNPDVALVAVVHAMLLQVAYPYNSEQSALQLSITHERLKPSMKDAESCKGLAAFSDLSENYGHHLPGNPADLFDWLLEQPQDALLSLLAFGAAHAVNAVEKKFTDRKEGIEQANQLGRALSVDMTEWFETTGDSYFKHVNRTTIELAVAEAKGREAELSVKAAAKKTEAVMIAERLVAGSGWIPAPVRIAADDDARPVEHETDTEDNEQVPEAAE